One Synechococcus sp. JA-2-3B'a(2-13) genomic window carries:
- a CDS encoding ferredoxin-thioredoxin reductase variable chain produces the protein MKVGDRVRVRTSVIVYHHPEHRNQPFDLKGMEGELKAVIRDWNGRPISANFPFQVQFDNKFRAHLQADELEVVESAGSGESAETAA, from the coding sequence ATGAAAGTTGGAGATCGGGTGCGGGTGCGTACCAGCGTGATTGTCTATCACCACCCGGAACATCGCAATCAACCTTTCGACCTCAAAGGCATGGAAGGGGAGCTGAAGGCCGTGATTCGGGATTGGAATGGCCGCCCGATCAGCGCCAACTTTCCCTTTCAGGTGCAGTTTGACAACAAGTTCCGTGCCCATCTCCAGGCTGATGAGCTGGAGGTGGTGGAGTCGGCTGGTTCTGGAGAGTCTGCTGAGACGGCTGCCTAG
- a CDS encoding RNA-guided endonuclease InsQ/TnpB family protein, producing the protein MTQVLTVSCKLKVAQSQAAKLDATLEAFGQALNWVNQNTPEKIVNAVKLQSLCYYEIRARFGLSSNLARTTSRLRDQQVCRRVAGSRKVAKQKKRPVKEFKSGFVTYDARIFSFRQKDWTVSLTTVEGRERFELAIGNYQRGMLAGSNPKSATLVKRKDGSYYIQICVEKKPPKQQDTDKVIGVDLGRTDIAHTSEGDNWNGQQLNRVRDRYSRLRAALQRKASKGTRSSRRRCRQLLQRLSGKERRFQAWVNHRISKAIVSRAKTTNSAIALEDLTGIRKRVNQQPRNKAERRRTNSWAFYQLRQFLEYKARVAGVSLILVPPAYTSQTCHKCLHIHPDPAQSYRSGKSFKCGHCGWEGDADLNGANVIALLGAVVNRPRGPGLFCSLVEQNRLRATESPLRTA; encoded by the coding sequence ATGACCCAAGTCCTGACCGTCTCCTGCAAGCTCAAGGTAGCCCAGTCGCAAGCCGCCAAATTGGACGCGACTTTGGAGGCTTTTGGCCAAGCCTTGAATTGGGTCAACCAGAACACGCCGGAGAAGATCGTCAACGCGGTCAAGCTGCAATCCCTTTGCTACTACGAGATTCGAGCCCGGTTTGGCTTGTCCAGTAACTTGGCAAGGACTACGTCCCGCTTACGCGACCAACAGGTGTGCAGACGGGTAGCGGGTTCCCGCAAAGTGGCTAAGCAGAAAAAGCGTCCCGTCAAGGAGTTTAAGAGCGGCTTTGTTACCTACGACGCCCGTATCTTTTCGTTCCGTCAAAAAGACTGGACGGTGTCGCTGACCACGGTGGAAGGGAGAGAACGCTTTGAACTGGCCATTGGCAACTACCAGCGTGGGATGCTGGCTGGTTCCAACCCCAAATCTGCCACCCTGGTCAAGCGCAAAGATGGCTCCTACTACATCCAGATTTGCGTAGAGAAAAAGCCACCCAAACAACAAGATACCGACAAGGTGATCGGGGTGGACTTGGGAAGGACGGATATTGCCCATACGTCAGAAGGGGACAACTGGAATGGACAGCAGTTGAACAGAGTCCGCGACCGCTACTCCCGGTTGAGGGCGGCACTCCAACGCAAAGCCAGTAAGGGCACACGCAGTTCGCGGCGCAGATGCCGTCAACTGCTGCAACGGCTGTCTGGCAAGGAGAGGCGCTTTCAGGCGTGGGTCAATCATCGCATCTCCAAAGCTATTGTCTCTAGGGCAAAGACCACAAACAGCGCTATTGCCCTGGAAGACCTGACAGGGATCCGGAAAAGAGTCAATCAACAGCCGCGCAACAAGGCCGAACGGCGCAGAACCAACAGTTGGGCGTTCTACCAACTGAGGCAGTTTCTGGAATACAAGGCGAGGGTTGCAGGGGTTTCTCTGATTCTTGTGCCGCCCGCCTACACGTCGCAGACCTGCCACAAGTGTTTGCACATCCATCCCGACCCTGCGCAATCCTATCGCAGTGGCAAGTCGTTCAAGTGTGGGCACTGTGGATGGGAAGGGGATGCGGATTTGAATGGTGCGAATGTGATTGCGCTCTTGGGGGCTGTCGTAAACCGGCCTAGAGGTCCGGGCCTGTTTTGTTCTCTGGTAGAGCAGAACAGGCTCAGGGCTACTGAAAGCCCGCTCCGTACCGCTTAG
- the ftsH gene encoding ATP-dependent zinc metalloprotease FtsH: MSQKGKNKKWRSAGLYALLAIVLISLATTFLGNRPPERLEISYSDLISRVERGEVSKVLVETAPDGRQVAIAEAEINNRATQVQVNLPPLTPEFENTLVANGVELAVRPVQEEGLLGRILSTFFLPVLLLLGLFFLLRRAQNGPGSQALNFGKSRARVQMEPKTQITFNDVAGIDQAKLELAEVVDFLKNSERFTALGAKIPRGVLLVGPPGTGKTLLARAVAGEAGVPFFSISGSEFVEMFVGVGASRVRDLFEQAKQNAPCIVFIDEIDAVGRQRGAGLGGGNDEREQTLNQLLTEMDGFEGNSGIIVIAATNRPDVLDAALLRPGRFDRQVTVDRPDFQGRLEILKVHARGKTLSADVDLEKLARRTPGFTGADLANLLNEAAILAARRNLTEISMDEINDAVDRVLAGPEKKDRLMSERRKELVAYHEAGHALVGSLLPNYDPIQKVTIIPRGQAGGLTWFMPSDDDMGLTTRAHLKNMMTVALGGRVAEEVVYGESEITTGAASDLQQVARIARNMVTRFGMSDRLGNVALGRQYANIFLGREIAAERDFSEETAALIDEEVRRLVNEAYQRATYLIRENRALLDRIARRLVEAETIDGEELQAIIDNSEVVMLPPEEEPEPLTLPMAVNAGA, encoded by the coding sequence GTGAGTCAGAAAGGTAAAAACAAGAAATGGAGAAGCGCGGGGTTATATGCGCTGCTGGCCATCGTCTTGATCTCTTTAGCCACCACCTTCTTGGGTAATCGCCCGCCTGAGCGTTTGGAGATCAGCTACTCCGACCTGATCAGCCGCGTCGAACGGGGCGAGGTCAGCAAAGTTTTGGTGGAGACGGCCCCGGATGGTCGCCAGGTTGCCATCGCCGAGGCAGAAATCAACAACCGCGCCACCCAAGTGCAGGTGAATCTGCCCCCCCTTACCCCCGAGTTTGAGAACACCCTGGTTGCCAACGGGGTGGAGCTGGCCGTGCGTCCTGTCCAAGAGGAGGGGCTACTCGGGCGCATTCTCAGCACCTTCTTCCTGCCAGTTTTGCTCTTGCTGGGGCTCTTTTTCCTGCTGCGGCGGGCTCAAAATGGCCCAGGCAGCCAAGCTCTCAACTTCGGCAAATCCAGGGCACGGGTGCAAATGGAGCCGAAAACCCAAATTACCTTCAACGATGTGGCCGGCATCGATCAGGCCAAGCTGGAGCTGGCAGAAGTGGTGGATTTCCTGAAAAACTCAGAGCGCTTCACCGCTTTGGGAGCCAAGATTCCCCGCGGGGTGCTGCTGGTGGGCCCGCCCGGCACCGGTAAGACCCTGTTGGCCCGCGCCGTAGCCGGAGAAGCAGGTGTGCCCTTTTTCTCCATTTCCGGCTCCGAGTTTGTGGAGATGTTTGTTGGGGTCGGCGCTTCTCGCGTGCGGGATCTGTTCGAGCAGGCCAAGCAAAATGCTCCCTGCATCGTCTTCATCGATGAAATTGATGCAGTCGGTCGCCAGCGGGGAGCTGGCTTGGGAGGTGGCAACGACGAACGGGAGCAGACCCTGAACCAGTTGCTCACCGAGATGGACGGTTTTGAGGGCAACTCCGGTATCATCGTCATTGCGGCCACCAACCGACCGGATGTGCTGGATGCGGCGCTGCTGCGGCCCGGTCGCTTCGACCGCCAAGTTACGGTGGATCGCCCCGATTTTCAGGGCCGGCTAGAAATCCTCAAGGTGCATGCCCGCGGCAAAACCCTGTCTGCCGATGTGGATCTGGAGAAATTGGCCCGCCGTACCCCTGGGTTTACCGGTGCCGATTTGGCCAACCTCCTGAACGAAGCAGCCATTCTGGCAGCCCGCCGCAACCTCACCGAGATCTCCATGGACGAGATCAACGACGCGGTGGATCGGGTGTTGGCCGGCCCAGAGAAGAAGGATCGGCTGATGAGCGAGCGGCGCAAGGAATTGGTGGCCTACCACGAGGCGGGCCATGCCCTGGTGGGATCCCTCTTGCCCAACTACGATCCCATCCAAAAAGTGACGATCATCCCCCGGGGACAAGCAGGTGGCCTCACCTGGTTCATGCCCAGCGATGACGACATGGGACTAACCACCCGTGCCCATCTGAAGAACATGATGACTGTTGCCTTGGGTGGGCGCGTGGCCGAAGAAGTGGTCTATGGAGAGTCGGAGATCACCACAGGGGCAGCCAGTGACCTGCAGCAGGTGGCCCGCATCGCCCGCAACATGGTGACCCGCTTTGGCATGAGCGACCGACTGGGCAATGTGGCCCTGGGCCGCCAATACGCCAACATTTTCCTGGGCCGGGAGATCGCCGCAGAACGGGATTTCTCGGAGGAAACAGCAGCCCTCATCGACGAAGAGGTGCGGCGGCTGGTGAACGAGGCCTACCAACGGGCTACCTACTTGATTCGAGAAAACCGCGCCCTCTTGGATCGGATCGCCCGTCGTTTGGTGGAGGCCGAAACCATCGATGGGGAAGAGCTGCAGGCCATCATCGACAACTCTGAGGTGGTGATGTTGCCCCCCGAAGAGGAGCCAGAGCCGCTGACTCTGCCTATGGCCGTCAACGCTGGCGCCTAG
- the glgP gene encoding alpha-glucan family phosphorylase, whose amino-acid sequence MSIATLAPAFPERCPVLPEALTPLCEIARNYWWTWNPDHLTIFREMDPALWEKTSHNPVRMLEEVSYLRLAALATDVNYLNTLNRMVQSYRQYMTAEDTWAKRTMKTYDWQRPIAYFCAEYGLHESLPTYSGGLGMLAADHLKSASDLGVPLVAIGLLYRQGYFQQRLDNNGWQGELYEDSEFESLPLTLVRQPDGSPLLVEVAMRQRLVKARAWRADVGRVPLFLLDTDLPENDPIDRWITAHLYGGSTDTRIAQECILGIGGVRLLRQLGLDPMVYHMNEGHAAFLTLELLREEVARGTPFETAEAKVREKCVFTTHTPVPAGHDAFSPNEMDAFFASFWPQLGLTREQFLALGARRTGDPWERFNMTVLALRYARAANGVSKLHGRVSREMWHVLYPERSVDEVPISSITNGVHARTWVSPLFWNLYDQYLGPDWPERVSDPELWAKVEEIPDEELWRRKEALRERLVSFTRHRVLRARRNRGESNERIQAVNQLLDPKVLTIGFARRFSTYKRGDLILRNLERITRIFTNKEYPVQIIFAGKAHPRDEGGKRLIQRVVEWSNRPEVANRVAFIENYDAYVGRNLVQGVDVWLNNPRRPLEASGTSGQKVGFSGGLNLSVLDGWWPEGYNGRNGWAIGQEIEGLDPAAQDDLDANSLYDLLEYEVIPMFYDRDEKGIPRRWIARMKEAIRTLNPVFNTDRMVAEYVLKIYEPQPLEAEASRTLLGSAVAG is encoded by the coding sequence ATGTCCATTGCCACCTTAGCTCCTGCTTTTCCCGAACGTTGTCCGGTGCTGCCGGAAGCGCTCACGCCCCTGTGCGAGATCGCCCGCAACTATTGGTGGACCTGGAACCCGGATCACCTCACCATTTTCCGGGAAATGGATCCCGCCCTGTGGGAAAAAACCTCCCACAACCCGGTGCGCATGCTGGAGGAGGTTTCCTACTTGCGGTTGGCAGCCTTGGCCACCGATGTGAACTACCTCAACACGTTGAACCGGATGGTGCAGTCCTATCGGCAGTACATGACGGCTGAGGATACCTGGGCCAAGCGCACCATGAAAACCTACGACTGGCAGCGTCCTATTGCCTATTTCTGTGCCGAATACGGCTTGCACGAGTCTTTGCCCACCTACTCTGGCGGGCTGGGTATGTTGGCCGCCGATCACCTCAAGTCGGCTTCAGATTTGGGAGTGCCCCTGGTGGCCATCGGGTTGCTCTACCGTCAGGGCTACTTCCAACAGCGCCTGGACAACAATGGCTGGCAGGGGGAGCTTTACGAAGACTCTGAGTTTGAGTCTCTGCCGTTGACTCTGGTGCGCCAGCCGGATGGCAGCCCTCTGTTGGTGGAAGTGGCGATGCGGCAGCGGTTGGTGAAGGCGCGTGCCTGGCGAGCAGACGTGGGCCGGGTGCCGCTCTTTCTGCTGGACACCGACCTGCCGGAGAACGACCCCATCGACCGCTGGATTACCGCCCACCTCTACGGGGGCAGCACCGATACCCGCATCGCCCAAGAGTGCATCCTGGGTATCGGTGGGGTGCGTCTGCTGCGCCAGTTGGGTTTGGATCCCATGGTCTATCACATGAATGAAGGGCACGCTGCTTTCCTAACGCTGGAGTTGCTGCGGGAGGAAGTGGCGCGGGGCACCCCCTTCGAGACGGCGGAGGCCAAGGTGCGGGAAAAATGTGTGTTTACCACCCATACACCGGTGCCGGCTGGCCACGATGCCTTTAGCCCCAATGAGATGGATGCGTTCTTTGCCTCCTTCTGGCCTCAACTGGGCCTGACGCGGGAACAATTTTTGGCTTTGGGAGCTCGGCGCACCGGGGATCCCTGGGAGCGCTTTAACATGACGGTGCTGGCTTTGCGGTACGCGCGGGCAGCCAATGGCGTAAGCAAGCTCCACGGACGGGTTTCTCGCGAAATGTGGCATGTGCTCTACCCTGAGCGATCGGTGGATGAGGTGCCCATCAGCTCCATTACCAATGGGGTTCACGCCCGTACCTGGGTTTCCCCCCTCTTCTGGAATCTCTACGACCAGTACTTGGGCCCCGATTGGCCGGAGCGGGTGTCAGACCCGGAACTGTGGGCCAAGGTGGAAGAGATCCCAGATGAAGAACTGTGGCGGCGCAAAGAAGCTCTGCGGGAGCGGCTGGTGTCTTTCACCCGTCACCGGGTGTTGCGGGCCCGGCGCAATCGCGGCGAAAGCAACGAACGCATCCAAGCGGTCAACCAGTTGCTGGATCCCAAGGTCTTGACGATTGGGTTTGCCCGTCGCTTCAGCACCTACAAGCGAGGAGATTTGATCCTGCGAAATCTGGAGCGAATTACCCGCATCTTCACCAACAAAGAGTACCCTGTGCAAATTATCTTCGCCGGCAAGGCCCATCCGCGGGATGAAGGGGGCAAGCGCCTGATCCAGCGGGTGGTGGAATGGTCGAACCGGCCTGAGGTGGCCAACCGGGTCGCCTTCATCGAAAACTACGATGCCTATGTCGGTCGCAATTTGGTGCAGGGGGTCGATGTGTGGCTGAACAACCCGCGACGCCCTCTGGAAGCCTCTGGCACCTCAGGGCAAAAGGTGGGCTTCAGTGGGGGATTGAATTTGTCGGTGCTGGATGGCTGGTGGCCGGAGGGTTACAACGGTCGCAATGGCTGGGCTATTGGCCAAGAAATCGAAGGTCTGGATCCCGCTGCCCAAGACGACTTGGACGCCAACTCCCTCTACGACTTGTTGGAGTATGAAGTAATCCCCATGTTCTACGACCGGGATGAGAAAGGGATCCCACGTCGTTGGATTGCCCGCATGAAGGAGGCGATCCGCACGCTCAACCCCGTTTTCAACACCGACCGCATGGTAGCGGAGTACGTGCTGAAAATCTACGAGCCTCAGCCCCTGGAAGCAGAGGCGAGCCGGACTTTGTTGGGTTCGGCTGTTGCCGGCTAG
- a CDS encoding SpoIID/LytB domain-containing protein produces MTIALSFSPLPSAWLRSIALLVWAWLCLTFPVQARVLLRVGIAVNKPQVTVGSSTGARLLNAQGQPLAEVQAMQPLQASRSGSAVSLAGQQGERLYLQPTTSDGLVFIDQNWYRGLVELIPGERGVIAINQVGLEDYVSSVVGSEMGHRFPMEALKAQAVASRTYALYHRSRRSQQPFDLGNGIDWQVYKGVAAESSRTQAAARETAGQVLIYQGQLINAVFHSSAGGHTDDAGNVWLESRPYLQGVPDFDQHSPVFSWTATVPAQQIQQLAAGIGAIRSVEVLRSSPWGRAITVRLTGSQGIRDLNAGDFRRALGLRSTKIAISPRGEAATTASLAPVAGTFPAFFEIHGRGYGHGVGMSQWGAAALASQNYSYQQILSHYYRNTSLAVVEGR; encoded by the coding sequence GTGACTATTGCCCTCTCCTTTTCTCCTCTCCCATCAGCTTGGCTTAGGAGTATTGCCCTTCTGGTTTGGGCTTGGCTGTGCTTGACCTTTCCGGTGCAGGCACGGGTGCTGCTGCGGGTAGGTATTGCCGTCAACAAGCCCCAGGTCACCGTCGGCAGCTCTACCGGAGCCCGCCTATTGAATGCCCAGGGACAGCCGCTGGCAGAGGTTCAGGCCATGCAACCGCTGCAGGCCAGCCGTTCGGGTTCAGCAGTCAGTTTGGCCGGCCAACAGGGAGAACGTCTTTACCTACAGCCCACCACCTCCGATGGGTTAGTGTTTATCGACCAGAATTGGTACCGTGGCTTGGTGGAGCTGATCCCTGGCGAGCGTGGGGTGATTGCCATCAACCAAGTTGGCTTGGAGGACTACGTTTCCAGCGTGGTGGGCAGCGAGATGGGACACCGTTTTCCCATGGAGGCTCTTAAAGCCCAAGCCGTGGCCTCCCGCACCTATGCCCTCTACCACCGCAGTCGCCGTTCCCAGCAGCCTTTTGACTTAGGAAACGGGATTGATTGGCAGGTTTACAAGGGAGTGGCTGCCGAATCCAGCCGTACCCAAGCGGCTGCCCGTGAGACCGCCGGGCAGGTTCTCATCTACCAGGGGCAGTTGATCAATGCGGTTTTCCACTCCTCTGCGGGGGGACATACAGATGATGCAGGCAACGTCTGGTTAGAATCGCGGCCCTACTTACAGGGGGTGCCGGATTTCGATCAGCACTCACCGGTGTTTAGCTGGACGGCCACCGTTCCTGCCCAACAGATTCAGCAATTGGCTGCCGGGATCGGTGCCATTCGTTCTGTGGAGGTACTGCGCAGCTCCCCGTGGGGACGGGCAATCACGGTGCGCTTGACGGGATCCCAAGGGATCAGAGATCTCAATGCCGGCGATTTTCGTCGGGCTCTTGGGTTGCGCAGCACAAAGATTGCCATTAGCCCGCGCGGGGAGGCCGCCACTACGGCCAGCCTGGCTCCTGTGGCAGGGACATTCCCAGCTTTCTTTGAGATTCATGGGCGGGGCTACGGGCACGGGGTGGGCATGAGCCAGTGGGGAGCTGCCGCCCTGGCCAGCCAAAACTACTCTTACCAACAGATCCTCAGCCACTACTACCGCAACACCAGTCTGGCAGTGGTGGAAGGACGTTAA
- a CDS encoding nucleoside deaminase codes for MLHSSEPQGWDLWQRHRAWMQLALREAEQAGEAGEVPVAALVVGPGEKLLALSSNRRERDRDPTAHAEILALRQAGQRLGDWQLQGCRLYVTLEPCPMCAGAISQSRLAQVIYGADDPKAGALRSVLNLPASAASFHCPEVIGGVCEAECRRLLQQWFCRRRGIPSEPAES; via the coding sequence ATGCTCCATTCCTCCGAGCCGCAAGGGTGGGATCTGTGGCAGCGCCACCGCGCCTGGATGCAGTTGGCCTTGCGAGAAGCTGAGCAAGCGGGAGAAGCCGGAGAGGTTCCGGTGGCCGCTCTGGTGGTGGGGCCAGGGGAAAAGTTGCTGGCTTTGAGCAGCAACCGGCGGGAACGGGATCGGGATCCCACGGCCCATGCGGAGATTCTGGCCCTACGGCAGGCAGGGCAGCGCTTGGGCGATTGGCAGCTGCAGGGCTGTCGGCTGTATGTGACCCTGGAGCCCTGCCCCATGTGTGCGGGGGCAATCAGCCAATCGCGGCTGGCCCAGGTAATCTACGGCGCCGATGATCCCAAGGCCGGAGCACTGCGCAGCGTGCTCAATTTGCCAGCTTCTGCCGCCAGCTTCCATTGCCCGGAGGTCATCGGCGGAGTCTGCGAGGCCGAGTGTCGCCGCCTATTGCAGCAGTGGTTTTGCCGCCGGCGCGGGATCCCCTCTGAGCCGGCTGAATCCTGA
- a CDS encoding HhoA/HhoB/HtrA family serine endopeptidase, protein MALFGGGVAGGVWLSSRAGQEWLQQTPLITWTRRASEGVGSLLPWSEPRPEAANSAPPADAVRPSNFIAAVAQKVGPAVVRIDATRTVSRGVNPELFNQPLFRRFFGNQIPQLPQEFQQEGTGSGFIIDASGLILTNAHVVEGSERVRVHLLDGRTFEGEVKGSDPVTDIAVIKIEGENLPTVTLGNSDLVRPGDWAIAIGNPLGLDNTVTAGIISAVGRSSGQIGAVNKRVTFLQTDAAINPGNSGGPLLDAEGRVIGVNTAIFQRAQSVGFAIPINRAMEIAEQLIRNGRVEHAFLGIRMITLNPDIVARLNRDPARPTTLTVEEGVLIGQVIPGSPAEEIGLREGDVITEINGQAIHDAEQVQQLVEAAGVGNTLTLRVIRDGQARTFQVKTGVLPVDF, encoded by the coding sequence ATGGCTCTGTTTGGTGGAGGCGTCGCAGGTGGGGTCTGGCTATCGTCTCGAGCGGGGCAGGAGTGGTTACAGCAAACTCCCCTGATCACTTGGACGCGACGGGCCAGTGAGGGAGTGGGATCCCTTTTGCCCTGGTCTGAGCCCCGCCCTGAGGCTGCGAATTCTGCTCCTCCCGCCGATGCTGTCCGGCCTTCCAATTTTATTGCTGCAGTCGCCCAAAAGGTCGGCCCAGCGGTGGTGCGCATCGATGCCACCCGCACTGTGTCGAGGGGGGTCAACCCAGAACTGTTCAACCAGCCCCTGTTTCGCCGCTTCTTTGGAAATCAGATACCGCAGTTGCCGCAGGAGTTTCAGCAGGAGGGCACCGGATCGGGCTTTATCATCGACGCCAGTGGCCTGATCCTCACCAACGCCCATGTGGTGGAAGGCAGCGAGCGGGTCAGGGTTCACCTGCTGGATGGGCGCACCTTTGAAGGGGAGGTGAAGGGCTCAGACCCGGTTACCGATATCGCGGTGATCAAGATTGAGGGGGAGAATCTGCCCACGGTTACTTTGGGCAACTCTGACTTGGTGCGACCGGGGGATTGGGCCATCGCCATTGGCAACCCGCTGGGCCTGGACAATACCGTAACTGCTGGGATCATCAGCGCCGTCGGGCGCTCCTCCGGGCAAATTGGGGCTGTCAACAAGCGGGTGACTTTCCTGCAAACGGATGCGGCCATTAACCCCGGCAACTCGGGTGGCCCACTGCTGGATGCGGAAGGCCGCGTGATTGGGGTGAATACGGCCATCTTCCAGCGGGCCCAGAGTGTGGGCTTTGCCATCCCCATCAACCGCGCCATGGAAATTGCCGAGCAATTGATCCGGAATGGTCGGGTAGAGCACGCTTTCTTGGGCATTCGCATGATCACCCTCAACCCCGACATTGTGGCCCGCCTCAACCGCGACCCCGCTCGCCCCACCACGCTGACGGTGGAAGAAGGGGTTTTGATCGGGCAGGTGATTCCGGGATCCCCGGCTGAGGAGATTGGCTTGCGGGAGGGGGATGTGATCACTGAAATCAATGGGCAGGCCATCCACGATGCCGAGCAGGTGCAGCAGTTGGTGGAAGCCGCTGGGGTGGGCAATACGCTGACGCTGCGGGTCATCCGCGATGGACAGGCGCGCACCTTCCAGGTGAAAACTGGAGTGCTGCCCGTAGACTTCTAA
- a CDS encoding serine/threonine-protein kinase — MAWAVGEQLQGGRYRIEAVLGEGGFGITYRAWDSVRADQVVIKVLNDSLREDPDYPHFQQNFMNEALQLARCHHPHVVKVEEVIWEQERWCIVMEYIRGQTLHQLLRQKGPLPLPEALRLTREVGSALMALHEQGILHRDVKPANIMVREGSGQAVLIDFGLARGYTQGLIQRHTSYGTDGYAPLEQYDSLRRRGAFTDVYALAATLYTALTGMVPMCAPVRATGRQLDTPRSLNPNIPEVVEAAILKGMALHPEERPQTMAEWLALLPAEASQQGRKPVAFEPAIRTQELRELEQILAQPPEPQDELEQLLSRHSAEELEQLVAPPTPATAKKAGREEGSGSLIFPEVCPEERGKGGSLPGTLSWPEWVGEAAPALQGLWDRLRAGQWGEADRWTTALMLKLAGRSQVGFFDPKDVQAFPCPMLRLIDQLWVRASHGRFGFSVQKQLWQGCDPGGTSIGRSRSFSALPREECMGEAVGWRIQGRWLGYGELKTSLDAPPGHLPVGFFWGYSGGLRSALLTLDRVVLKKLKACF, encoded by the coding sequence ATGGCTTGGGCAGTTGGTGAACAATTGCAAGGGGGACGCTACCGCATCGAGGCCGTTTTGGGGGAGGGGGGCTTCGGCATCACCTACCGGGCCTGGGATAGCGTTCGTGCCGACCAGGTGGTTATCAAAGTTTTGAACGACAGCCTTCGTGAGGATCCCGACTATCCCCACTTCCAGCAGAACTTCATGAATGAGGCGCTGCAACTGGCCCGCTGCCACCACCCCCATGTGGTGAAGGTGGAAGAAGTGATCTGGGAGCAGGAGCGCTGGTGTATTGTGATGGAGTACATCCGCGGCCAGACTCTGCACCAGCTTCTGCGGCAAAAAGGGCCGTTGCCCCTGCCGGAAGCCCTGCGCCTGACGCGGGAGGTGGGATCTGCCCTGATGGCCTTGCACGAACAGGGGATCCTGCATCGGGATGTGAAGCCAGCCAACATCATGGTGCGGGAGGGATCCGGGCAGGCAGTTTTGATCGACTTTGGCCTAGCTCGCGGCTACACCCAAGGTCTGATCCAACGCCACACCTCCTACGGCACCGATGGCTATGCTCCTCTAGAGCAATACGACAGCTTGCGCCGCCGCGGCGCCTTCACCGATGTCTACGCCTTGGCAGCAACCCTCTACACGGCGCTGACGGGGATGGTGCCTATGTGTGCGCCAGTGCGGGCCACAGGCCGCCAGTTGGATACCCCTCGCAGCCTTAACCCCAACATTCCCGAGGTTGTGGAGGCTGCCATTCTCAAAGGGATGGCTCTCCACCCAGAAGAGCGCCCGCAAACCATGGCCGAGTGGCTGGCACTGTTACCGGCAGAAGCCTCTCAACAAGGGAGGAAGCCGGTTGCTTTTGAGCCAGCCATCCGCACCCAAGAGCTGAGGGAGCTGGAGCAGATCTTGGCCCAGCCTCCAGAACCCCAAGACGAGCTGGAACAGCTCCTGTCCCGGCACTCGGCGGAAGAGCTAGAGCAACTGGTGGCACCTCCCACCCCTGCCACTGCCAAAAAAGCTGGAAGAGAAGAGGGATCCGGATCCCTGATTTTTCCTGAGGTCTGTCCAGAGGAGAGAGGGAAGGGGGGATCCCTGCCCGGAACTCTCTCTTGGCCAGAGTGGGTGGGGGAAGCAGCCCCTGCCTTGCAAGGTCTGTGGGATCGGCTGCGAGCGGGGCAGTGGGGGGAGGCGGATCGCTGGACGACAGCCCTGATGCTGAAGCTTGCTGGGCGCTCGCAAGTGGGCTTTTTTGATCCCAAGGATGTTCAGGCCTTCCCCTGCCCCATGCTGCGGCTGATTGACCAACTGTGGGTGCGGGCCAGCCATGGGCGCTTTGGCTTTAGCGTTCAAAAGCAACTGTGGCAAGGATGCGACCCCGGAGGAACCTCAATAGGCAGATCGCGATCCTTCTCCGCCTTGCCCCGCGAAGAGTGTATGGGGGAAGCCGTGGGTTGGCGGATCCAAGGTCGCTGGCTGGGGTACGGCGAGCTCAAAACCAGCCTGGATGCACCGCCAGGACATCTGCCTGTCGGCTTTTTTTGGGGCTACTCGGGTGGCTTGCGCTCGGCGCTGCTGACGCTGGATCGAGTGGTGCTGAAAAAGCTAAAAGCCTGTTTCTAA